In the genome of Pseudomonas sp. P5_109, one region contains:
- a CDS encoding transglycosylase SLT domain-containing protein: MTPRRIKWLTVLVCLGASQAQAWCWSQAGTRHAIEAELLRAIADVESGQNPNAINYNKDGSRDIGLMQINSYHLPRLSAQGITEQRLLDDPCLSVEVGASVLAEFISRYGYNWTAVGAYNAGNSPQRQAARLRYARKVWQRYQEFSQARQ; this comes from the coding sequence ATGACGCCGCGCAGAATCAAGTGGCTAACGGTGCTGGTGTGCCTTGGCGCGAGCCAGGCGCAAGCCTGGTGCTGGAGCCAGGCGGGGACCCGACATGCGATCGAAGCCGAACTGCTTCGAGCGATTGCCGATGTCGAATCAGGACAGAATCCGAACGCGATTAACTACAACAAGGACGGTTCGCGAGATATCGGGTTAATGCAGATCAATAGCTATCATCTGCCCCGTTTGAGCGCTCAGGGCATCACTGAGCAGCGCCTGCTGGATGATCCTTGTCTGTCAGTTGAAGTCGGTGCGTCGGTGCTTGCCGAATTTATCTCGCGTTACGGCTACAACTGGACGGCAGTGGGTGCCTATAACGCCGGCAATTCTCCTCAACGGCAAGCCGCGCGCCTGCGCTATGCGCGCAAGGTCTGGCAGCGTTATCAGGAGTTTTCCCAGGCTCGACAATGA
- a CDS encoding PrgH/EprH family type III secretion apparatus protein produces the protein MTVLSAPDPQPCVLRILNGALQGCEFPLGESTTLFVVGTVDLLGEGGLTASVPADAIFVPLESGGCNFEVLADQVTPQGLPLRVLDESTEVRHCAFHTRVQIGALQIALRPGDQSWAPELLGLQPDTTADAAAVVWWRAPWSAWGASGLALAALVTAVGIWSVPGPTPETDVRALISGASHEAKVLSGRDNAIYVFVASERDAGWSRQVLVRHNTLSGKVLVMDQERRRLEHLLVDHDPQLAWHSIDLKDPSVPRLLLSTQRNLLTPQKQAELLDALLSAAPYARDITVQTQDDNLLVDLAQEGLQRLSLAFSRIEHEDSVTFAVAGNLQDSELANARRYIDSFYRQWGDRYVHFTVELKDDLFKDKSFQTGPQGYIKMTSSSWHFPTQH, from the coding sequence GTGACAGTTCTGTCAGCCCCCGACCCACAACCTTGCGTTCTACGGATACTCAATGGCGCGCTGCAAGGTTGCGAATTCCCCCTCGGCGAAAGCACAACCCTGTTCGTGGTAGGGACAGTGGATCTGCTGGGAGAGGGGGGACTGACTGCCAGCGTCCCGGCCGATGCCATCTTCGTTCCCCTGGAATCGGGGGGATGTAATTTTGAGGTGTTGGCCGATCAAGTCACGCCGCAAGGCCTGCCGCTGCGGGTGCTCGATGAGTCCACGGAAGTACGCCACTGTGCTTTCCACACCCGGGTGCAGATCGGCGCCCTGCAAATCGCCTTGCGGCCTGGAGACCAATCCTGGGCACCTGAACTTCTCGGGCTGCAACCTGACACTACCGCTGACGCCGCCGCTGTCGTGTGGTGGCGCGCCCCTTGGTCTGCATGGGGCGCCAGCGGTCTGGCGCTGGCTGCCCTGGTCACCGCGGTCGGCATCTGGTCGGTGCCTGGACCCACACCTGAAACCGATGTTCGCGCGTTGATCAGCGGAGCCAGTCACGAAGCCAAGGTGTTGAGCGGTCGTGACAATGCGATCTATGTGTTCGTGGCTTCCGAACGCGATGCGGGCTGGAGTCGGCAAGTGCTGGTGCGCCACAACACGCTGAGCGGCAAAGTGCTGGTGATGGACCAGGAGCGTCGTCGGTTGGAGCATTTGCTGGTTGACCATGATCCACAACTGGCCTGGCACTCCATTGATCTGAAGGATCCATCGGTACCGCGACTGTTGCTGAGCACACAACGCAATCTGCTCACCCCTCAAAAACAGGCAGAACTGCTCGATGCACTGCTCTCGGCCGCGCCTTATGCCCGGGACATAACGGTGCAAACGCAGGATGACAACCTGCTCGTCGATCTGGCGCAAGAAGGTTTGCAGCGCCTGTCACTGGCCTTCAGCCGCATTGAGCACGAGGACAGTGTCACCTTTGCCGTTGCAGGCAATTTGCAGGACTCCGAACTGGCGAACGCCCGCCGCTACATCGACAGCTTTTACCGGCAGTGGGGTGATCGCTACGTGCACTTCACCGTCGAGCTCAAGGACGACTTGTTCAAGGACAAGTCGTTCCAGACCGGCCCGCAGGGCTACATCAAGATGACCTCGTCATCCTGGCATTTTCCTACACAACACTAA
- the sctF gene encoding type III secretion system needle filament subunit SctF, producing the protein MADIAIPIDFADDFLGRQAEAFENGAASLKTALDKALDDLKLDASDPGLLAAYQAAFSSYTVFRNAQTNTIKGFKDIDMAIIQAAR; encoded by the coding sequence ATGGCCGACATTGCTATCCCCATCGACTTTGCCGATGACTTTCTCGGGCGTCAGGCCGAAGCGTTTGAAAACGGTGCCGCCTCCCTCAAGACCGCGCTCGACAAAGCGCTGGATGACTTGAAGCTGGATGCATCGGACCCTGGTCTGCTGGCGGCTTATCAGGCCGCGTTTTCGTCCTACACGGTATTTCGAAACGCTCAGACCAACACGATCAAGGGCTTCAAGGATATCGACATGGCGATCATCCAGGCAGCTCGCTGA
- the sctI gene encoding type III secretion system inner rod subunit SctI yields the protein MAIQNISLSDIDRTVFTELRGPHEGPVVSLESRLIEAFAGSAVNSEQDVSAINQMLQRPDITNPEVLTHLQELTGQYNVDINLLNVLVRKAVGTAETLLRAS from the coding sequence ATGGCTATTCAAAACATTTCTCTGTCTGACATCGATCGGACAGTCTTTACGGAATTGCGCGGCCCCCACGAAGGCCCGGTCGTATCCCTTGAGTCCCGATTGATCGAAGCGTTTGCCGGCTCCGCGGTCAATAGCGAGCAGGACGTTTCAGCGATCAATCAGATGCTGCAGCGCCCGGATATCACCAATCCCGAGGTACTGACCCATTTGCAGGAGCTGACCGGGCAATACAACGTGGATATCAACTTGCTTAACGTATTGGTCCGCAAAGCGGTAGGCACTGCCGAAACCCTGCTGCGTGCCTCATGA
- a CDS encoding EscJ/YscJ/HrcJ family type III secretion inner membrane ring protein: MKPGVLLMLLCLVLAGCRQPNLLEGLDQQQANEVLSVLQRNNIAAVKVDAGKTGYAVKINQVDFSAAVDLLNLYSLPSRPRLQVAEMFPADSLVASPRAEKARLYSALEQRIEQSLGVLEGVVSARVHVSYDLEAGEGGRKTPPVHLSAVAIHELDVDPQLLITDIKRFLKNSFAAVEYENISVVLSRRSPTQHIAPSVAATQGPSPWIWWLSAVTGLLLAGGAAWAYRQSSAGQRNVAR; encoded by the coding sequence ATGAAGCCAGGCGTTTTGCTGATGCTGTTGTGCCTGGTACTAGCGGGGTGTCGCCAACCCAATCTGCTCGAAGGGCTGGATCAGCAGCAGGCCAATGAAGTGCTTTCGGTGCTGCAGCGCAACAACATTGCGGCGGTGAAAGTCGATGCTGGCAAAACCGGCTATGCGGTGAAAATCAATCAGGTCGATTTTTCCGCGGCGGTCGATTTGCTCAACCTCTATTCCCTGCCTTCGCGGCCGCGCCTGCAAGTGGCGGAGATGTTTCCCGCCGACTCGCTGGTGGCCTCGCCCCGCGCTGAAAAAGCCCGGCTTTATTCGGCGCTGGAGCAGCGAATCGAACAGTCGCTGGGTGTGCTCGAAGGCGTGGTGTCGGCGCGAGTGCATGTCAGTTACGACCTGGAGGCCGGCGAAGGCGGGCGCAAGACGCCACCTGTCCACCTCTCGGCAGTGGCGATCCATGAGCTCGACGTCGACCCGCAATTGCTGATCACCGATATCAAGCGTTTTCTCAAGAACAGTTTTGCGGCGGTCGAGTACGAGAACATCTCGGTGGTACTGTCCAGGCGCTCGCCGACCCAGCATATCGCGCCGTCCGTGGCCGCCACGCAAGGGCCTTCGCCCTGGATCTGGTGGTTGTCCGCGGTGACCGGATTGCTATTGGCCGGTGGCGCAGCCTGGGCCTACCGCCAATCAAGCGCAGGGCAGCGTAATGTCGCGCGCTGA
- a CDS encoding secretion system protein, which translates to MSRAEGLSEILAEPLSYLHPQRLPLPEEFAGPEARGLLNRILLEGLEKRRASPATPLTAVAQQWVRHWRQLPYIARLMGAYRLMPDLARGATLLCLPLPLRRFAGYSLGVRCALPVGRSPVSIEQVEAAGLNALWSWYEQVPPVLLERLTLQFSEPVVRLHRQWPVTQPDTALFFLAVQHARLYPNPD; encoded by the coding sequence ATGTCGCGCGCTGAAGGTTTATCGGAGATTCTCGCCGAGCCCCTGAGTTATCTGCATCCGCAGCGCCTGCCTTTGCCGGAGGAATTTGCCGGGCCTGAGGCACGAGGTCTGCTCAACCGAATACTGCTCGAAGGTCTGGAAAAACGCCGGGCATCGCCTGCGACGCCGTTGACGGCCGTGGCGCAGCAATGGGTTCGCCATTGGCGCCAGTTGCCCTACATCGCCAGGCTGATGGGCGCTTATCGCTTGATGCCCGATCTGGCGCGAGGCGCGACGTTGCTTTGCCTGCCATTGCCTCTGCGTCGGTTCGCCGGTTACAGCCTGGGTGTTCGATGCGCCCTGCCGGTCGGGCGCTCGCCTGTTTCGATAGAACAGGTCGAAGCCGCCGGCCTCAACGCGTTATGGAGTTGGTACGAGCAGGTGCCGCCAGTCTTGCTCGAACGCCTGACCCTGCAATTTTCCGAACCGGTTGTTCGCCTGCACCGGCAATGGCCGGTCACGCAACCCGATACAGCTCTTTTCTTTTTGGCGGTGCAACATGCTCGACTCTATCCGAACCCTGACTGA
- a CDS encoding oxygen-regulated invasion protein OrgB: MLDSIRTLTDLPEASDALVSREDIAAARRRRALQQQAQRWARDCVEQARRDAEAVHAHAFQEGYAAGILLATEHLAKGLLESQALGQQLRSDLAQAARDLLADALQRPEWLDEMFERWLTAQPTGSGAVLQVLLPMHCRAQGNELRERLSRLWSGELVLDYHPQERYVARLADQLLEFDLETTRQRLEPRLLACVANLPESVRALDRAAMQALTDLYSTFAERSAGCTETAPTEVRLED; the protein is encoded by the coding sequence ATGCTCGACTCTATCCGAACCCTGACTGACCTTCCCGAGGCGAGCGATGCACTTGTGTCTCGCGAAGACATCGCCGCCGCGCGTCGGCGTCGAGCTTTGCAGCAACAGGCTCAGCGCTGGGCCCGTGATTGTGTAGAGCAGGCTCGGCGTGACGCCGAAGCGGTGCATGCCCATGCCTTTCAGGAAGGCTATGCCGCGGGCATCTTGCTTGCGACCGAGCATCTGGCCAAGGGCTTGCTTGAATCCCAGGCGTTGGGGCAGCAATTGCGCAGCGACCTTGCTCAGGCCGCTCGCGACTTGCTCGCGGACGCGTTGCAGCGTCCCGAATGGCTGGACGAAATGTTCGAGCGTTGGCTGACGGCACAACCGACCGGCTCGGGCGCGGTGTTGCAAGTGCTGCTGCCGATGCATTGCCGGGCGCAGGGCAATGAACTGCGCGAGCGCTTGAGCAGGCTCTGGTCCGGCGAACTGGTCCTCGACTATCACCCGCAAGAGCGCTACGTGGCGCGGCTTGCGGATCAACTGCTGGAATTCGATCTGGAAACGACGCGGCAACGACTGGAACCGCGCTTGCTGGCGTGTGTCGCGAATCTGCCGGAGTCGGTTCGCGCTCTGGACCGGGCTGCCATGCAGGCGCTCACGGATCTGTATTCAACCTTTGCCGAACGCTCGGCCGGTTGCACTGAAACTGCCCCGACCGAGGTTCGCCTTGAAGATTGA
- a CDS encoding quinone-dependent dihydroorotate dehydrogenase produces the protein MYTLARQLLFKLSPETSHDLSLDLIGAGGRLGLNGLLCKAPAKVPVNVMGLDFPNPVGLAAGLDKNGAAIDGFAQLGFGFVEIGTITPRPQPGNPKPRLFRLPEAEAIINRMGFNNLGVDHLLARVAAAKYKGVLGINIGKNFDTPVERAVDDYLICLDKVYAHASYVTVNVSSPNTPGLRSLQFGDSLKQLLADLAERRAELALRHGKHVPLAIKIAPDMSDEETAQVAQALIETGMDAVIATNTTLSRVGVEGMEHGDEAGGLSGAPVRDKSTHTVTVLASELGGRLPIIAAGGITEGKHAAEKITAGASLVQIYSGFIYKGPALIRESVDAIAALR, from the coding sequence ATGTACACCCTGGCCCGTCAGCTGTTGTTCAAACTCTCCCCGGAAACCTCCCACGATCTGTCCCTGGACCTGATCGGCGCGGGTGGGCGTCTTGGGCTCAACGGCTTGCTGTGCAAGGCCCCGGCGAAGGTGCCGGTGAATGTCATGGGCCTGGACTTCCCGAATCCGGTGGGGCTGGCCGCCGGGCTGGACAAGAACGGTGCGGCCATCGATGGTTTCGCCCAACTGGGTTTCGGTTTTGTCGAAATCGGCACCATCACCCCGCGTCCGCAGCCGGGCAACCCGAAGCCACGTTTGTTCCGTTTGCCGGAAGCCGAGGCGATCATCAATCGCATGGGCTTCAACAACCTCGGCGTCGATCACCTGCTGGCCCGCGTGGCGGCGGCCAAGTACAAGGGCGTGCTGGGCATCAACATCGGCAAGAACTTCGATACACCGGTCGAACGCGCCGTGGATGACTACCTGATCTGCCTGGACAAGGTCTACGCCCACGCCAGCTATGTGACGGTCAACGTCAGTTCGCCGAACACGCCGGGCCTGCGCAGCCTGCAATTCGGTGATTCGCTCAAGCAGTTGCTGGCCGATCTGGCCGAGCGCCGCGCGGAACTGGCCTTGCGTCATGGCAAGCATGTACCGCTGGCGATCAAGATCGCGCCGGACATGAGCGACGAAGAAACCGCACAGGTCGCGCAAGCGCTGATCGAAACCGGCATGGATGCGGTCATCGCCACCAACACCACCCTGAGCCGCGTAGGCGTCGAAGGCATGGAGCATGGCGACGAGGCCGGTGGCCTGTCCGGCGCACCGGTTCGCGACAAGAGCACCCATACCGTGACAGTACTGGCATCGGAGCTGGGTGGTCGCCTGCCGATCATCGCTGCCGGCGGCATTACCGAAGGCAAGCACGCGGCGGAGAAAATCACCGCAGGCGCGAGCCTGGTGCAGATCTATTCGGGCTTCATCTACAAGGGCCCGGCGCTGATTCGTGAGTCGGTAGACGCCATCGCAGCGCTGCGCTGA
- the rmf gene encoding ribosome modulation factor, which translates to MRRLKRDPLERAFLRGYQYGVGGKSRELCPFTLPSVRQAWINGWREGRGDNWDGMTGTAGIHRLNELHAVG; encoded by the coding sequence ATGAGAAGACTTAAGCGTGATCCGTTGGAAAGAGCATTTTTGCGCGGATATCAATATGGCGTTGGTGGCAAATCCCGTGAGCTTTGCCCATTTACTCTACCGTCGGTACGTCAAGCCTGGATCAACGGCTGGCGAGAAGGACGCGGCGACAACTGGGACGGTATGACCGGCACTGCGGGAATCCACAGACTCAACGAACTTCACGCCGTCGGCTAA